The Candidatus Stygibacter australis sequence GAGGAGGTCAATAATTAATGAAAGACTTAAATCAGTTATATCATAAAGCTGAAGACTTCATGAGGAAAGGACTTCTGGATGATGCTATCAAACTATATAATGAGGTATTGGAAGAAGATCCTGACTATGCTGATATCTATGCAACCTTAGGAGAGATGTATTACATTAAAGGAGATGTTGATAATGCTGTTAAGAATTATGAAATGGAGATAGAGCGTGATGCAGATAACTGCATGGTTCTCTATCGGCTGGGTATTGCCTATTACCGGGCAACCAAATTCAGTAAGGCGATCAACATCCTCAGCAATCTGGTTGAAAAGGGCTCTCAGCTTGATATGGCATATTACTGGATGGGTCTGGCATATTATCATACCGGCAGAATTCAGAAGAGTATTGATACATTTGAGACCCTTCGCAGCAAGATGCCTCAAAATACCCTGGGCTGCTATAACCTGGCCCTTGCATATAAGGTGAAAGGCAAGTA is a genomic window containing:
- a CDS encoding tetratricopeptide repeat protein, with protein sequence MKDLNQLYHKAEDFMRKGLLDDAIKLYNEVLEEDPDYADIYATLGEMYYIKGDVDNAVKNYEMEIERDADNCMVLYRLGIAYYRATKFSKAINILSNLVEKGSQLDMAYYWMGLAYYHTGRIQKSIDTFETLRSKMPQNTLGCYNLALAYKVKGKYGKAIECLMRILAEDDTIVSVHYNLALAYLADMQIARALEHFQKVVDLDPEHKSAQLKLDEIYNDQEMLYSYGIAAPKDITNSEELNINFRIGEAYKGFHMIDKTFKYLKQLAIDKEKK